Proteins encoded by one window of Candidatus Saccharibacteria bacterium:
- a CDS encoding VTT domain-containing protein, whose translation MSLILETINQFIQAIGALEFFNIAEKAKEFGTIVGVLIIAFTAFAESGLLIGFMLPGDSLLFTAGFLASQGFFNIFFLSIATFIGAVAGDSVGYSFGKRVGPKIFERKDSMVFKQSHLEKAQGFYDKHGGKAIIIARFMPIIRTFAPILAGVSGMHYRRFLIFNLVGAILWAIGITWLGFILGSTIPQAEDYLLPTTILIIIISVLPSIYHLIKDRVL comes from the coding sequence ATGTCACTAATATTAGAAACTATTAACCAATTCATTCAAGCAATCGGTGCCTTGGAATTTTTTAATATTGCCGAAAAAGCCAAAGAATTTGGCACAATCGTTGGGGTTTTGATCATTGCCTTTACTGCCTTTGCCGAATCTGGTTTACTGATCGGTTTTATGCTCCCAGGAGACAGTCTACTCTTCACTGCTGGGTTCTTAGCTTCACAGGGATTTTTCAATATCTTCTTTTTATCAATTGCAACTTTTATTGGAGCAGTTGCTGGAGATAGTGTCGGCTATAGCTTTGGCAAACGAGTCGGTCCAAAGATTTTTGAACGCAAAGACTCAATGGTATTCAAGCAATCTCATCTGGAGAAAGCTCAAGGCTTTTATGATAAACACGGTGGCAAAGCTATCATTATAGCTAGATTCATGCCAATCATCCGCACCTTTGCACCAATCTTAGCTGGAGTTAGTGGGATGCACTACAGAAGATTCCTGATCTTCAATCTTGTTGGAGCAATACTTTGGGCAATAGGTATCACTTGGCTTGGCTTTATACTGGGCAGTACTATACCTCAAGCAGAGGACTATCTTCTGCCTACTACAATTTTGATTATTATTATTTCAGTATTACCTTCAATCTATCACCTAATCAAGGATCGAGTTCTCTAG